A stretch of Parvimonas micra DNA encodes these proteins:
- a CDS encoding acyltransferase family protein yields the protein MIVIEYGEVEILIKNPKMKDRNYGIDLLRIVTMFMIVNLHVFWYGGILRSENLYFLSAKYNIVWILEIICYVAVNCYALISGFVGIESKYKYSNIVLLWLRVVFYSISLYLIGCIFGIVDFNFKTLITFCFPVVNSKYWYFTAYFCLFFFMPILNSALENMEYKLLRNSIIMIIIIISVLPFIYAGDIFLTRNGSSFVWLMVLYLIGGFIKKYNLHNKFSNNSMIILFAFCIILELGSAYLTSYLDLKGVTDFKFTLISYTSSTMLLSGISLLIIFSKLKVKSWRKIISFLSPLCFSVYLIHEHEVFSKRFIVGKSATFLNYSTLKMLFYILITDIVIFVVCIFVDYFREKLFKKLELKKRLSFIDKN from the coding sequence TTGATTGTCATTGAATATGGTGAGGTAGAAATTTTGATAAAGAATCCGAAAATGAAAGACAGAAATTATGGAATTGACTTGCTTAGAATTGTTACAATGTTTATGATTGTAAATTTACATGTTTTTTGGTATGGTGGAATTTTAAGAAGTGAGAATCTATATTTCTTAAGTGCAAAATACAATATTGTATGGATTTTAGAGATAATTTGTTATGTGGCTGTGAACTGTTATGCCTTAATTTCAGGTTTTGTAGGAATAGAGTCCAAATACAAATATTCTAATATAGTTTTATTATGGTTAAGAGTTGTTTTTTATTCTATTTCTCTTTACTTGATTGGCTGTATTTTTGGAATTGTAGATTTTAATTTTAAAACTCTTATAACATTTTGTTTTCCAGTTGTAAATTCAAAATATTGGTATTTTACAGCATATTTTTGTCTGTTCTTCTTTATGCCAATATTAAATTCGGCATTAGAAAATATGGAATACAAGCTTCTTAGAAACTCAATTATTATGATTATAATTATAATTTCTGTACTACCTTTTATTTATGCAGGGGACATTTTCCTTACAAGAAATGGTTCAAGTTTTGTGTGGCTAATGGTATTATACTTAATTGGTGGATTTATCAAAAAATACAATTTGCATAATAAGTTTTCTAATAATTCTATGATTATTCTATTTGCTTTTTGTATTATTCTAGAATTAGGAAGTGCATATTTGACAAGTTATTTAGATTTAAAAGGAGTTACAGATTTTAAATTTACATTAATCTCCTACACATCTTCTACTATGCTTCTATCGGGAATATCCTTACTAATAATATTTTCAAAGTTGAAAGTAAAATCGTGGAGAAAAATAATTTCATTTCTTTCGCCACTTTGTTTTTCGGTTTATTTAATTCATGAACATGAAGTGTTTAGCAAAAGATTTATTGTTGGAAAATCTGCAACATTTTTAAACTATTCAACTTTAAAAATGCTATTTTATATTTTAATAACTGATATTGTGATATTTGTAGTATGTATATTTGTAGATTATTTTAGAGAAAAATTATTTAAAAAATTAGAATTAAAAAAGAGATTAAGTTTTATTGATAAAAATTAG
- a CDS encoding putative Se/S carrier-like protein: MKETKLYTTFYTTAEAMATESVCKENNLSGKLVPVPRVLSAGCGIAWECSPILKSTLLELLEKEDIEWEECKEI; the protein is encoded by the coding sequence ATGAAAGAGACTAAGCTGTATACAACATTCTATACGACTGCAGAGGCAATGGCAACTGAAAGTGTATGTAAAGAAAATAACCTTTCAGGAAAACTTGTCCCTGTACCAAGAGTTTTATCAGCAGGTTGTGGGATTGCATGGGAATGTAGTCCCATTTTAAAGTCAACTCTATTAGAACTTTTAGAAAAAGAAGACATAGAATGGGAAGAATGTAAAGAAATTTAG
- a CDS encoding sulfurtransferase TusA family protein, which yields MKELDVRGLSCPEPVLILQDALKENKNETYKVLASEAHVVKNITHFANSQGKKTSVKEVGLDFEIIVE from the coding sequence ATGAAAGAATTAGACGTTAGAGGATTATCTTGTCCAGAACCAGTTTTAATCTTACAAGATGCCCTTAAAGAAAATAAAAACGAAACTTACAAAGTCTTAGCTAGTGAAGCACATGTTGTAAAAAATATCACTCATTTTGCAAACAGCCAAGGCAAGAAAACTTCTGTAAAAGAAGTTGGATTAGACTTTGAAATTATTGTAGAATAA
- the yedE gene encoding YedE family putative selenium transporter: protein MRFFNTKKGLLTLGIIAGLGAALLAYLGNPKNMAFCIACFIRDTAGAMKFHNAEVVQYFRPEIVGIILGAFLISLFTKEYRSTGGSSPVIRFFLGVIMMVCALVFLGCPLRMILRMSAGDISSYVGLVGFAAGVATGAFFLRKGFSLGRAYPVKKENGYVLPIVVAGLFALVIAVPSLYAFSQKGPGSMHAVWYAALGVGLIFGIIAQKSRMCFAGSLRDIILLKDFRLFSVIGGIFIVMLVYNIATNNFKFVAFGPVAHAQTIWNILSMYAVGFCAVLLGGCPLRQLVLAGTGSSDSVITVLGMFVGAAFAHNFKLAGAAAAVENVEKGIKAAAGGPGINGQIFVIASIVVLFIVALYGLKKEKNR from the coding sequence ATGCGTTTTTTTAACACTAAAAAAGGGTTGTTGACTTTGGGAATTATCGCTGGTCTTGGAGCAGCTTTACTTGCATATTTAGGCAATCCGAAAAACATGGCTTTTTGTATAGCTTGTTTTATTAGAGATACTGCTGGAGCTATGAAGTTCCATAATGCTGAAGTGGTTCAATATTTTAGACCAGAAATAGTAGGTATTATTTTAGGTGCATTTTTAATTTCATTATTTACAAAAGAATACAGATCTACAGGTGGTTCATCACCTGTTATAAGATTTTTCTTAGGTGTAATAATGATGGTTTGTGCTCTTGTATTCTTAGGATGTCCTTTAAGAATGATTTTAAGAATGTCAGCAGGAGATATAAGTTCTTATGTAGGATTAGTAGGATTTGCAGCAGGAGTTGCAACAGGGGCATTCTTCTTAAGAAAAGGCTTTAGCTTAGGAAGAGCTTATCCTGTTAAAAAAGAAAATGGATATGTACTACCAATTGTTGTAGCAGGATTATTTGCTTTAGTTATTGCTGTTCCATCTCTTTATGCATTTAGCCAAAAAGGACCTGGAAGTATGCATGCAGTATGGTATGCAGCACTTGGAGTAGGACTTATATTTGGTATAATTGCACAAAAAAGTAGAATGTGTTTTGCTGGATCACTTAGAGATATTATTTTACTAAAAGATTTCAGATTATTCTCAGTTATTGGTGGAATTTTTATAGTTATGTTAGTTTATAATATAGCTACAAACAACTTTAAATTTGTTGCTTTTGGACCTGTAGCTCATGCGCAAACAATTTGGAATATATTATCTATGTATGCAGTAGGTTTCTGTGCAGTATTACTTGGAGGTTGTCCATTAAGACAATTAGTTCTTGCAGGAACAGGTTCTTCAGATTCAGTTATAACTGTACTAGGAATGTTCGTGGGAGCTGCCTTTGCTCATAATTTCAAATTAGCAGGAGCAGCAGCTGCAGTTGAAAATGTAGAAAAAGGAATCAAAGCAGCAGCAGGTGGTCCAGGAATAAATGGACAAATATTTGTTATTGCTTCAATAGTTGTACTATTTATAGTAGCTTTATATGGATTAAAAAAAGAAAAAAATAGATAA
- a CDS encoding aminotransferase class V-fold PLP-dependent enzyme has protein sequence MIYFDNAATTKNKPAEVIDAVVNAMKSFGNSSRGVYEESLSADRIVFETRKKIAKMFNVGNSRQVVFTKNATESLNIAINGLFLENDHIITSVSEHNSVLRPIHYLKEKGVEVSYIGVSEKGVLNFEEIPSLIKANTKAIVITHASNVTGNITDLKKYGDFCRENNLLFIVDASQTAGAFDIDMKEMNIDVLCFTGHKSMLGPQGTGALCVREEVYIRPFIVGGSGTHSYDEFQPDKMPTRLEAGTLNSHGIAGLHASIDYLLNNKIENLTKRALELSRKFYDGVSKFPEVTVYGDFETEFRAPIVSLNISDMDSSEVSSILYEEYKISTRPGAHCAPLIHKALGTVEQGMVRFSFSHSNTFDEVELAINAIKKIIEDRR, from the coding sequence ATGATCTATTTTGATAATGCAGCTACAACAAAAAATAAACCTGCAGAAGTTATTGATGCAGTAGTGAATGCAATGAAAAGCTTTGGGAACTCCTCTCGTGGAGTTTATGAGGAGAGTTTAAGTGCTGATAGAATAGTTTTTGAAACTAGAAAAAAAATAGCAAAGATGTTTAATGTTGGGAATTCTCGTCAGGTTGTTTTTACAAAAAATGCTACAGAAAGTTTAAATATTGCAATAAATGGATTATTTTTAGAAAATGATCATATAATAACTTCTGTTTCTGAACATAATTCTGTTTTAAGACCTATACATTATCTAAAAGAAAAAGGTGTCGAAGTCAGTTATATTGGAGTTTCTGAAAAAGGAGTTTTGAATTTCGAAGAAATTCCATCTTTGATAAAAGCAAATACTAAGGCTATAGTTATAACTCATGCATCAAATGTTACTGGAAATATTACAGATTTAAAAAAATATGGAGATTTTTGTAGAGAAAATAATCTTCTTTTTATAGTAGATGCTTCTCAAACTGCAGGAGCATTTGATATTGATATGAAAGAGATGAATATTGATGTTCTATGTTTTACAGGACATAAATCAATGCTTGGACCACAGGGAACAGGTGCTTTATGTGTCAGAGAAGAAGTGTACATAAGACCTTTTATAGTTGGTGGAAGTGGAACTCACAGCTATGATGAGTTTCAACCTGACAAGATGCCAACAAGACTTGAAGCTGGTACTTTAAATTCACATGGAATTGCTGGACTTCATGCATCTATTGACTATCTTTTAAATAATAAAATTGAAAATTTAACAAAACGAGCTTTAGAACTTTCAAGGAAATTTTATGATGGGGTTAGTAAATTTCCTGAAGTTACAGTTTATGGGGATTTTGAAACAGAGTTTAGGGCTCCAATTGTATCTTTAAATATCTCAGATATGGACTCTTCAGAAGTAAGCAGTATTTTATATGAAGAGTATAAAATTTCAACAAGACCGGGGGCTCATTGTGCACCACTTATTCATAAGGCACTTGGTACTGTTGAACAGGGTATGGTTAGATTTAGCTTTTCTCATTCAAATACTTTTGATGAGGTCGAGCTTGCTATAAACGCGATTAAAAAAATTATAGAGGATAGGAGGTAA
- a CDS encoding DUF969 domain-containing protein, giving the protein MQNYLVLIGIVIIVVGFVLKLDVISVVLIAGFATGLAGGKGILEILNIIGKGFVENRYMSLFFTTLIVIGIMERNGLKEKAADGIRKIKGASAGLVIWLYLFIRWLAAIFSLRLGGHVQFVRPLILPMAEGAATKTVDLTETKLEDLKGLAGAVENYGNFFGQNVFPVASGVLLIASTLKDKGYAVEGSDIAYYSLFVGIAMIILSVIQCFLFEMKLRKDGVKNVKVDK; this is encoded by the coding sequence ATGCAAAATTATTTAGTTTTAATCGGTATTGTAATTATTGTTGTTGGTTTTGTTTTAAAACTTGATGTAATTTCTGTAGTTTTAATCGCAGGTTTCGCAACAGGTCTTGCCGGTGGAAAAGGAATTCTAGAAATTTTGAATATTATAGGTAAAGGATTTGTCGAAAACAGATATATGAGTTTATTCTTTACAACACTTATCGTAATAGGTATTATGGAAAGAAATGGTCTTAAAGAAAAGGCTGCTGACGGAATACGAAAAATCAAGGGTGCTAGTGCTGGTTTAGTTATCTGGTTATATTTATTCATCCGTTGGTTAGCTGCAATATTTTCTTTACGTCTGGGTGGACATGTTCAATTTGTAAGACCTTTAATTTTACCAATGGCGGAAGGTGCTGCTACCAAGACAGTTGACCTTACTGAAACTAAACTAGAAGACTTAAAAGGTTTAGCTGGTGCTGTTGAAAATTATGGTAATTTCTTTGGACAAAATGTATTCCCTGTTGCTTCAGGTGTTTTGCTTATTGCTTCAACACTTAAAGATAAAGGATATGCTGTCGAAGGTTCTGATATAGCATACTATTCTCTATTTGTAGGTATTGCAATGATTATATTATCAGTTATTCAATGTTTCTTATTTGAAATGAAACTTAGAAAGGATGGTGTAAAAAATGTTAAAGTGGATAAGTAG